A window of the bacterium genome harbors these coding sequences:
- a CDS encoding DinB family protein — protein sequence MPFDLESALQVLDRTPAVLDALLRDLDDGWLEATEG from the coding sequence ATGCCCTTCGACCTCGAAAGCGCCCTGCAGGTGCTCGACCGCACACCCGCGGTTCTGGATGCCCTGCTTCGGGACCTCGACGATGGCTGGCTCGAGGCCACCGAGGGCC